GTGTAGTGATCGTCTGATGGGTACTTGTGACTTCCAGTTTGCCCAGTCACCTCATAAGGTGCCGTTGCAACTGATGGCGTTTCCTTTATTCCATCATAGCTGTTCGGCTCATAATTTGGAGAAGCTCCACCGTTTCCATCAAAACGCATGGAACCATCGCGTTGATGATTATGGACAGGTGCAATTGGACGATTAATCGGTAGAGCATCGTGATTTGTGCCCACGCGATAACGGTGTGCATCCGCATAAGCAAAGAGTCTTCCTTGCAACATCTTATCAGGAGAGAATCCGATGCCAGGAACAATATTGGCAGGTGAAAAAGTCGCTTGTTCAACTTCTGCAAAATAATTTTCTGGGTTGCGATTGAGAACCATGCGACCAACTTCGATAAGTGGATAGTCTTTTTGGGACCATACCTTTGTCACATCAAAAGGATCAAAACGATATGTGTTTGCGTCTTGTAAAGGCATGATTTGAACGTAAAGTTTCCATACAGGATGTTGTCCTTGTTGAATTGAATCAAATAAATCGCGCGTTGCATAATCAGGATCATCGCCTGCCATTTTCACAGCATCAACACGCCGAAAATTCTCAATGCCTTGCTCTGTTTTAAAATGATACTTCACCCACACTGCTTCTCCTGCATGATTATTCCATTGAAATGTGTGGCTACTAAAGCCATGCATGTGACGATATGTTTTTGGAGTTCCACGATTGGAAAATAAAATAGTCACTTGATGTAATGATTCTGGAGACAATGACCAAAAATCCCACATAGCATTTGGATCTTTACAGTTAGTTGCTGGATTGCGTTTTTGTGTATGAATAAAGTCTGGAAATTTTAGTGGATCGCGAATAAAGAATACAGGTGTATTATTACCGACAATATCGTAGTTACCGTCTTCTGTATAAAATTTTACTGAAAATCCACGCGGATCGCGTTCCGTATCTGCTGAGCCTTTTTCACCTCCAACAGTAGAGAAACGTACAAACAACGGTGTCTGTTTTCCGACTTCTGACAAGAAACTAGCTCGAGTCCACTTTAAAACGTCGTTAGTTACTTCAAAATAGCCATGTGCACCGGCACCTTTTGCGTGAACGACGCGCTCTGGAATGCGCTCGCGATTGAAATGCGCAAGTTTCTCAATTAAATGAAAGTCTTCTAACAAAACTGGTCCGCGTTGTCCAGCTGTCTGAGAATGTTGATTATCTGCAACAGGTGAGCCTGTTGAGGTGGTTAGTTTTTTAGTCATGTATAGTCCCCCTAGTGCACTCATTTAGTAGGCATCAATTTATATTTATTCTAATTTAAATAAAGAAGAAAATCAAGAAAAAAACACAGATCGGCTTTATGCTAGATCCAAATGGGACACAACGATTGCAATGATCAAAGGGCGTCATATCGCTTAGTACAAGAGAAGCATGATCATCCCTATGGTTAATGGAAAGAACTAAATTTCTTAATATTGCAGGAATATACAAGTGTAATAGCGAATTGACTTACATATCAATAATATGGTTGGATGATCAATACCGTTCGTGAAGTTTCTCGAATATACGAAGTATATAGATAGAATCATAACAAAGGGTATGTATAGCATGCTCTCTATGACATGTACTTCTTATCCATGCGGCTTGTATATTCTAAATAGTATATTTATTCGCTTTATGACAGATAAGTATGGAGCCATGGATGTGTAGCTCGTTGATAGCGAAAGAGGTGACTGAATCATTGTTAAACGTACAGCGAATGGCCTCACGTATTGAAAAATTATCGCACATTAGTTCAGGACAAGGACCTGGAGTCACTCGTTTAGCCTATACGGAAAGCGATGAACGAGCGACACAACAGGTGGAAGAATGGATGATAGCAGCAGGCATGGTGATTACTCGAGACCAGTTTCACAATGTCATTGGACGCTATGAGGGAACCGATGTATCTGCAGCTCCAGTAGTTGTTGGTTCTCATATAGATTCTGTACCAGAGGGTGGTGCATACGACGGGGTATTAGGGGTATTAGCTGGCATTGAAGTCGTTCAAGAACTTTCTACACGCGGGATGCGTTGTATACGTCCTATTCATGTAATGATTTTTCGTGATGAGGAGGGCGTTCGCTTTCAAGCCGGATTGATTGGAAGCAAAGGGTTTACAGGACTGCTTCGAGAACAGGATTTACAGTTGCAAGACGAGAAAGGCATTACCTTGGCTGAAGCGATCACAGCACTTGGGGAAGATGAATCTATCACCACTGTCATTGTCAAGCAACCTAATATAGCTAGCTACGTTGAACTTCACATTAAACAAGGTCCACTTTTGGATGAATATAAGATCCCATGTT
This genomic interval from Sulfoacidibacillus ferrooxidans contains the following:
- a CDS encoding Zn-dependent hydrolase, coding for MIAKEVTESLLNVQRMASRIEKLSHISSGQGPGVTRLAYTESDERATQQVEEWMIAAGMVITRDQFHNVIGRYEGTDVSAAPVVVGSHIDSVPEGGAYDGVLGVLAGIEVVQELSTRGMRCIRPIHVMIFRDEEGVRFQAGLIGSKGFTGLLREQDLQLQDEKGITLAEAITALGEDESITTVIVKQPNIASYVELHIKQGPLLDEYKIPCSVVNGIAGAARYRFKVVGNPGHAGTVPMALRKDALLAAAEIILAIEQQAILHDSLVATVGHLSVLPGASNVIPGVVEGSLDIRSLDEQLIKSSIATIIQVCEQICRLRGVDVSFTCVGYSPPVQASKRMISLIESVLAQHKITALPLVSGAGHDAMVMGAITEMGMIFVRCKEGISHHPAEYVDISDMEVALDVLFGVIYQLANDF
- a CDS encoding catalase; the encoded protein is MTKKLTTSTGSPVADNQHSQTAGQRGPVLLEDFHLIEKLAHFNRERIPERVVHAKGAGAHGYFEVTNDVLKWTRASFLSEVGKQTPLFVRFSTVGGEKGSADTERDPRGFSVKFYTEDGNYDIVGNNTPVFFIRDPLKFPDFIHTQKRNPATNCKDPNAMWDFWSLSPESLHQVTILFSNRGTPKTYRHMHGFSSHTFQWNNHAGEAVWVKYHFKTEQGIENFRRVDAVKMAGDDPDYATRDLFDSIQQGQHPVWKLYVQIMPLQDANTYRFDPFDVTKVWSQKDYPLIEVGRMVLNRNPENYFAEVEQATFSPANIVPGIGFSPDKMLQGRLFAYADAHRYRVGTNHDALPINRPIAPVHNHQRDGSMRFDGNGGASPNYEPNSYDGIKETPSVATAPYEVTGQTGSHKYPSDDHYTQAGDLYRLLSETEQTDLIDNIVTAMQSVALDIKIRQVNHFILADESFGARVAKGLQIQVNQ